In Chthoniobacterales bacterium, a single genomic region encodes these proteins:
- a CDS encoding cupin domain-containing protein, with amino-acid sequence MNPESIDLKSRIELPELMRLAQKPETISWEPFRDGVRIHRLYGDGVIGPWAALLFYEPGGRIPRHEHIGYEHIFILSGSQRDEAGELRAGTLVIHPPGTRHQVVSDAGCVALAIYEKPVQFL; translated from the coding sequence GTGAACCCTGAATCCATCGACCTGAAATCCCGCATCGAACTTCCCGAGCTGATGCGGCTCGCGCAGAAACCGGAGACGATCTCGTGGGAGCCGTTTCGTGACGGCGTGCGAATTCATCGTCTTTACGGGGACGGCGTGATCGGCCCGTGGGCCGCGCTTCTTTTCTACGAACCGGGCGGGCGCATCCCCCGGCACGAGCACATCGGCTACGAGCACATCTTCATTCTGTCCGGATCCCAGCGGGACGAGGCGGGCGAGTTGCGCGCGGGCACGCTGGTGATTCATCCGCCGGGCACGCGCCACCAGGTGGTCAGCGACGCCGGCTGTGTCGCGTTGGCGATCTATGAGAAGCCGGTGCAGTTCCTATAG